The sequence ACCGCCACCTTGAGCGAGGCGAAGAAGTAGGGCAGCGAGCGGGGGAGGCCGATCTTCAGGAAGATCTCCCGCTTGCTCGCCCCCAGCGACCGCAGCACGTCCTGCAGCTCTGGCTCCAGCGTGGCCAGCCCGGTGGCCACGTTCACCACGATGGGGAAGAACGAGATGAGGAAGGCGGTGAGGATGGCCGGGACGGTGCCGATGCCGAACCAGATGACCAGCACGGGCACGATGGCCGCCTTGGGCACGCTGTTGAACCCCACCAGCAGCGGGTAGAGGGCGCGATAGACCAGGGCGGAGTAGCCGATGGCCAGGCCGAGGAGCATCCCGCCCACCAGCGCCAGCCCGAACCCCACCAGCGTCGTGTAGAGGGTCTGGGCCGCGTTGAACCAGATCGCCCCCTCCCAGGCCCGGTAGGCGGCCCACACCGCCCGCGGCCCCGGCAGGACGAATGGCTCGACGCCGAGGAGCTCCACACCGACCTCCCAGAGGAGGAAGGCGCCGAGGATGACCAGCACCGGCGGCGTCCACTCGCGCAGCTGCCGGGTCATGGTCCGGCCCTCTCTCGGTGGAGGCCGTGCGCGCCGTGGTCCGGGCCGCCGCCGGGTCCTGCGGCGGCCTCCCCGCCACCGCCGATGTGCCGGCGCACCGCGTGGTAGAGCTCCGTGAACGCAGGGGTGAAGGTGTCCTCCAGCGTCCGCGGCCGGGGGAGAGGGACGGGTGCCGCGTACACCAGCCGCCCCGGGCGCGGGCTCATCACGTAGACCGTGTCGGCCAGGAAGATGGCCTCGCGCAGGTCGTGGGTCACCAGCACCACGGTGAAGCGCCGCTCCAGCCACACCCGCTGCAGGACCTGCCAGAGCTCTTCGCGCGTGAAGGCGTCGAGCGCCCCGAAGGGCTCGTCCAGCAGCAGCAGGAGCGGGTCGTGGATCAGCGCCCGACACAGGTTCACCCGCTGCTGCTGCCCGCCGGAGAGCTGCCAGGGGTGGCGGTCGCCGAAGCCGTCCATCCCCACCGCGCGCAGCAGCGCCTGCGCCCGCGCCACGTACTCCCGGCGGTGGGTGCGCAGATGGTGCTTGTGCGGGGGCACGATCTCCAGCGGCAGCAGCACGTTGTCCAGGGTGCGTCGCCA comes from Armatimonadota bacterium and encodes:
- a CDS encoding ABC transporter permease, which gives rise to MTRQLREWTPPVLVILGAFLLWEVGVELLGVEPFVLPGPRAVWAAYRAWEGAIWFNAAQTLYTTLVGFGLALVGGMLLGLAIGYSALVYRALYPLLVGFNSVPKAAIVPVLVIWFGIGTVPAILTAFLISFFPIVVNVATGLATLEPELQDVLRSLGASKREIFLKIGLPRSLPYFFASLKVAVTLAFVGAIIAETVAANRGIGYLMIAASARFEVPLVFAGLVVVAAMGVALFVVFALVERRLTGWAYRGQSVAG
- a CDS encoding ABC transporter ATP-binding protein, producing the protein MRLEGVSAAYTHDHRAVPAVEDVSLTAPRGAFVAVTGPSGCGKTTLLKLLAGLLRPTRGEVWVAGRPVRGPQQHVGMAFQNPILLPWRRTLDNVLLPLEIVPPHKHHLRTHRREYVARAQALLRAVGMDGFGDRHPWQLSGGQQQRVNLCRALIHDPLLLLLDEPFGALDAFTREELWQVLQRVWLERRFTVVLVTHDLREAIFLADTVYVMSPRPGRLVYAAPVPLPRPRTLEDTFTPAFTELYHAVRRHIGGGGEAAAGPGGGPDHGAHGLHRERAGP